A genome region from Hevea brasiliensis isolate MT/VB/25A 57/8 chromosome 9, ASM3005281v1, whole genome shotgun sequence includes the following:
- the LOC110660847 gene encoding subtilisin-like protease SBT2.6 isoform X3, with amino-acid sequence MASTFTLVLFTFLIALLDSLSVEAKVFMILMDEESVLSFQSKQTKPRIEEEAMAYKESLSTRHDLFLESLLQKGTYTKLYSYTYLLNGVAVHVESEEVFSILKNAAGVRAIHEDVKMEKLTTYTPDFLGIPAGVWPVLGGAKSSGEGVVIGLIDTGINPYHPSFANNSSLGSLNSTKFRGKCTTGKKFPPSACNGKIVAAHYFARAAINAGDFNATRDFASPFDADGHGSHTASTAAGNHQIPVIANGFNYGYASGMAPGARIAVYKALYTFGGYMSDVVAAVDQAVEDGVDILSLSIGPSSVPPGPSAFLNVLEMELLFATKAGILVVQAAGNGGPSSSSVLSFSPWITSVAASITDRKYNNTIILGNGQSFSGTGLAPSTAGEAPFPIAAAVDVSHGNITNIVEVESCQHPVYFIKSLVREKLIICTYTFEYEDVNIATVEDTIKKIGAAGFIITMDPDIGSEQIKGTTMTMQVPAIILNNMQASSALWEYYNSNTIRSRSGQAVVFAARARILDGRQALFTAQAPIVASYSSRGPDVNNALLQTADVLKPNIMAPGSSIWAAWSPNSEGDPNIKGKNFALVSGTSMATPHIAGIAALIKQKHPKWSPAAIASAMMTTADTTDHAGSNILAQSTNQLTPATPFDMGAGSINPARAIDPGLIFDAHFEHYVEFLCAVPGVDDDSVRRAAGIGCPIRRGAWCSDLNTASVTVSNLVGSRKVVRCVTNVSRRNEEYRVTVREPIGVNVTVTPKVFWIRGNASRHLRIMLKATRVTRTHRFGEIVLHGSRNHIVRVPVAVYVSTTLKC; translated from the exons ATGGCTTCCACTTTCACTTTAGTTCTCTTCACTTTTCTCATCGCACTTCTAGACTCCCTATCTGTTGAAGCCAAAGTTTTCATGATTCTAATGGATGAGGAAAGTGTTCTCTCTTTCCAATCCAAGCAAACAAAGCCCAG GATTGAGGAAGAGGCTATGGCGTACAAAGAGAGTTTGAGTACTAGACATGACTTGTTTTTGGAATCTCTCCTCCAGAAGGGCACCTACACCAAACTCTACAGCTATACTTACTTGCTTAATGGGGTTGCTGTTCATGTCGAGTCGGAGGAG GTTTTCAGCATTCTGAAGAATGCAGCAGGAGTCAGAGCCATACATGAAGATGTCAAAATGGAAAAACTTACAACATATACGCCTGACTTTCTGGGGATTCCTGCTGGTGTTTGGCCAGTTTTAGGAGGAGCAAAGAGTTCTGGTGAGGGGGTAGTAATCGGTTTGATTGACACTGGAATAAATCCTTACCATCCTAGTTTCGCAAATAATTCGTCCTTGGGATCTTTAAATAGTACCAAATTCAGAGGAAAATGTACCACTGGAAAGAAGTTCCCTCCATCAGCATGCAATGGGAAAATAGTAGCAGCACATTATTTTGCTCGTGCTGCGATTAATGCTGGTGATTTCAATGCCACACGGGATTTTGCGTCCCCCTTTGATGCTGATGGTCATGGAAG CCACACAGCATCTACCGCAGCTGGAAACCACCAAATACCAGTGATTGCCAATGGCTTCAACTACGGATATGCAAGTGGCATGGCTCCTGGAGCAAG GATTGCTGTGTACAAAGCTCTGTATACATTCGGAGGCTATATGTCAGATGTTGTAGCTGCTGTTGATCAG GCTGTCGAAGATGGAGTTGATATACTAAGCCTCTCAATAGGGCCTTCTAGTGTTCCTCCTGGTCCTTCTGCCTTCCTCAATGTGCTAGAAATGGAGCTTTTATTTGCTACAAAAGCTGGCATTCTTGTTGTTCAAGCAGCTGGCAATGGAGGCCCTTCTTCCAGTTCAGTCCTTTCTTTTAGCCCCTGGATCACCAGTGTTGCTGCCTCCATCACTGATCGCAAGTATAACAATACAATCATCCTAGGCAATGGACAAAGCTTCTCTGGCACTGGCCTTGCCC CCTCAACGGCAGGAGAAGCACCCTTCCCAATAGCTGCAGCAGTTGATGTCTCACATGGGAACATCACCAATATAGTAGAAGTTGAAAGCTGTCAACATCCAGTATACTTCATCAAATCGTTGGTCCGGGAAAAGCTAATCATTTGCACATATACCTTTGAATATGAGGATGTAAACATAGCAACTGTTGAAGACACCATAAAAAAGATTGGGGCAGCAGGTTTTATAATCACAATGGACCCTGACATTGGTTCTGAGCAGATCAAGGGTACCACAATGACCATGCAAGTCCCTGCGATAATCCTGAACAACATGCAAGCTTCCTCG GCATTATGGGAGTATTATAACTCTAATACAATCAGGAGCAGGAGTGGACAAGCTGTGGTTTTTGCTGCAAgagcaagaatattggatggaaGGCAAGCATTATTTACCGCACAGGCACCAATAGTTGCATCCTATTCCTCTAGAGGTCCTGATGTGAACAATGCACTTCTGCAAACTGCTGATGTCCTCAAACCAAATATCATGGCTCCAGGATCCTCTATTTGGGCTGCATGGAGCCCAAATAGTGAGGGAGATCCTAATATCAAAG GGAAAAACTTTGCACTTGTCTCCGGTACTAGCATGGCAACTCCTCACATAGCTGGCATTGCAGCTTTGATAAAGCAAAAGCACCCAAAGTGGAGTCCTGCAGCTATTGCTTCGGCAATGATGACAACTGCTGATACAACTGATCATGCTGGCTCTAACATTTTGGCACAATCAACTAACCAGCTAACTCCTGCTACCCCATTTGATATGGGGGCTGGATCAATTAATCCAGCTCGGGCCATTGACCCAGGACTCATATTTGATGCCCATTTTGAGCACTATGTTGAGTTTCTTTGTGCTGTTCCTGGTGTTGATGATGATTCTGTAAGACGAGCTGCAGGAATTGGGTGCCCAATACGGAGAGGAGCATGGTGTTCAGATTTGAATACAGCAAGTGTGACGGTTTCAAATCTAGTTGGATCAAGAAAAGTGGTTCGATGTGTAACGAATGTTAGTAGAAGGAATGAAGAATACAGAGTGACTGTCAGGGAACCGATTGGTGTAAATGTTACTGTCACGCCAAAAGTTTTCTGGATAAGAGGTAATGCCTCAAGGCATCTTAGGATTATGTTAAAGGCAACCAGGGTAACAAGAACTCACAGATTTGGAGAGATAGTATTGCACGGAAGTAGAAATCATATTGTTAGAGTTCCTGTAGCTGTTTATGTCAGCACCACTTTGAAGTGTTGA
- the LOC110660847 gene encoding subtilisin-like protease SBT2.6 isoform X2: protein MASTFTLVLFTFLIALLDSLSVEAKVFMILMDEESVLSFQSKQTKPRIEEEAMAYKESLSTRHDLFLESLLQKGTYTKLYSYTYLLNGVAVHVESEEVFSILKNAAGVRAIHEDVKMEKLTTYTPDFLGIPAGVWPVLGGAKSSGEGVVIGLIDTGINPYHPSFANNSSLGSLNSTKFRGKCTTGKKFPPSACNGKIVAAHYFARAAINAGDFNATRDFASPFDADGHGSHTASTAAGNHQIPVIANGFNYGYASGMAPGASRIAVYKALYTFGGYMSDVVAAVDQAVEDGVDILSLSIGPSSVPPGPSAFLNVLEMELLFATKAGILVVQAAGNGGPSSSSVLSFSPWITSVAASITDRKYNNTIILGNGQSFSGTGLAPSTAGEAPFPIAAAVDVSHGNITNIVEVESCQHPVYFIKSLVREKLIICTYTFEYEDVNIATVEDTIKKIGAAGFIITMDPDIGSEQIKGTTMTMQVPAIILNNMQASSALWEYYNSNTIRSRSGQAVVFAARARILDGRQALFTAQAPIVASYSSRGPDVNNALLQTADVLKPNIMAPGSSIWAAWSPNSEGDPNIKGKNFALVSGTSMATPHIAGIAALIKQKHPKWSPAAIASAMMTTADTTDHAGSNILAQSTNQLTPATPFDMGAGSINPARAIDPGLIFDAHFEHYVEFLCAVPGVDDDSVRRAAGIGCPIRRGAWCSDLNTASVTVSNLVGSRKVVRCVTNVSRRNEEYRVTVREPIGVNVTVTPKVFWIRGNASRHLRIMLKATRVTRTHRFGEIVLHGSRNHIVRVPVAVYVSTTLKC, encoded by the exons ATGGCTTCCACTTTCACTTTAGTTCTCTTCACTTTTCTCATCGCACTTCTAGACTCCCTATCTGTTGAAGCCAAAGTTTTCATGATTCTAATGGATGAGGAAAGTGTTCTCTCTTTCCAATCCAAGCAAACAAAGCCCAG GATTGAGGAAGAGGCTATGGCGTACAAAGAGAGTTTGAGTACTAGACATGACTTGTTTTTGGAATCTCTCCTCCAGAAGGGCACCTACACCAAACTCTACAGCTATACTTACTTGCTTAATGGGGTTGCTGTTCATGTCGAGTCGGAGGAG GTTTTCAGCATTCTGAAGAATGCAGCAGGAGTCAGAGCCATACATGAAGATGTCAAAATGGAAAAACTTACAACATATACGCCTGACTTTCTGGGGATTCCTGCTGGTGTTTGGCCAGTTTTAGGAGGAGCAAAGAGTTCTGGTGAGGGGGTAGTAATCGGTTTGATTGACACTGGAATAAATCCTTACCATCCTAGTTTCGCAAATAATTCGTCCTTGGGATCTTTAAATAGTACCAAATTCAGAGGAAAATGTACCACTGGAAAGAAGTTCCCTCCATCAGCATGCAATGGGAAAATAGTAGCAGCACATTATTTTGCTCGTGCTGCGATTAATGCTGGTGATTTCAATGCCACACGGGATTTTGCGTCCCCCTTTGATGCTGATGGTCATGGAAG CCACACAGCATCTACCGCAGCTGGAAACCACCAAATACCAGTGATTGCCAATGGCTTCAACTACGGATATGCAAGTGGCATGGCTCCTGGAGCAAG TAGGATTGCTGTGTACAAAGCTCTGTATACATTCGGAGGCTATATGTCAGATGTTGTAGCTGCTGTTGATCAG GCTGTCGAAGATGGAGTTGATATACTAAGCCTCTCAATAGGGCCTTCTAGTGTTCCTCCTGGTCCTTCTGCCTTCCTCAATGTGCTAGAAATGGAGCTTTTATTTGCTACAAAAGCTGGCATTCTTGTTGTTCAAGCAGCTGGCAATGGAGGCCCTTCTTCCAGTTCAGTCCTTTCTTTTAGCCCCTGGATCACCAGTGTTGCTGCCTCCATCACTGATCGCAAGTATAACAATACAATCATCCTAGGCAATGGACAAAGCTTCTCTGGCACTGGCCTTGCCC CCTCAACGGCAGGAGAAGCACCCTTCCCAATAGCTGCAGCAGTTGATGTCTCACATGGGAACATCACCAATATAGTAGAAGTTGAAAGCTGTCAACATCCAGTATACTTCATCAAATCGTTGGTCCGGGAAAAGCTAATCATTTGCACATATACCTTTGAATATGAGGATGTAAACATAGCAACTGTTGAAGACACCATAAAAAAGATTGGGGCAGCAGGTTTTATAATCACAATGGACCCTGACATTGGTTCTGAGCAGATCAAGGGTACCACAATGACCATGCAAGTCCCTGCGATAATCCTGAACAACATGCAAGCTTCCTCG GCATTATGGGAGTATTATAACTCTAATACAATCAGGAGCAGGAGTGGACAAGCTGTGGTTTTTGCTGCAAgagcaagaatattggatggaaGGCAAGCATTATTTACCGCACAGGCACCAATAGTTGCATCCTATTCCTCTAGAGGTCCTGATGTGAACAATGCACTTCTGCAAACTGCTGATGTCCTCAAACCAAATATCATGGCTCCAGGATCCTCTATTTGGGCTGCATGGAGCCCAAATAGTGAGGGAGATCCTAATATCAAAG GGAAAAACTTTGCACTTGTCTCCGGTACTAGCATGGCAACTCCTCACATAGCTGGCATTGCAGCTTTGATAAAGCAAAAGCACCCAAAGTGGAGTCCTGCAGCTATTGCTTCGGCAATGATGACAACTGCTGATACAACTGATCATGCTGGCTCTAACATTTTGGCACAATCAACTAACCAGCTAACTCCTGCTACCCCATTTGATATGGGGGCTGGATCAATTAATCCAGCTCGGGCCATTGACCCAGGACTCATATTTGATGCCCATTTTGAGCACTATGTTGAGTTTCTTTGTGCTGTTCCTGGTGTTGATGATGATTCTGTAAGACGAGCTGCAGGAATTGGGTGCCCAATACGGAGAGGAGCATGGTGTTCAGATTTGAATACAGCAAGTGTGACGGTTTCAAATCTAGTTGGATCAAGAAAAGTGGTTCGATGTGTAACGAATGTTAGTAGAAGGAATGAAGAATACAGAGTGACTGTCAGGGAACCGATTGGTGTAAATGTTACTGTCACGCCAAAAGTTTTCTGGATAAGAGGTAATGCCTCAAGGCATCTTAGGATTATGTTAAAGGCAACCAGGGTAACAAGAACTCACAGATTTGGAGAGATAGTATTGCACGGAAGTAGAAATCATATTGTTAGAGTTCCTGTAGCTGTTTATGTCAGCACCACTTTGAAGTGTTGA
- the LOC110660847 gene encoding subtilisin-like protease SBT2.6 isoform X1: MRKVFSLSNPSKQSPGFIYLLLCICKSSLPFFCQACHHATGCMLTLCRIEEEAMAYKESLSTRHDLFLESLLQKGTYTKLYSYTYLLNGVAVHVESEEVFSILKNAAGVRAIHEDVKMEKLTTYTPDFLGIPAGVWPVLGGAKSSGEGVVIGLIDTGINPYHPSFANNSSLGSLNSTKFRGKCTTGKKFPPSACNGKIVAAHYFARAAINAGDFNATRDFASPFDADGHGSHTASTAAGNHQIPVIANGFNYGYASGMAPGASRIAVYKALYTFGGYMSDVVAAVDQAVEDGVDILSLSIGPSSVPPGPSAFLNVLEMELLFATKAGILVVQAAGNGGPSSSSVLSFSPWITSVAASITDRKYNNTIILGNGQSFSGTGLAPSTAGEAPFPIAAAVDVSHGNITNIVEVESCQHPVYFIKSLVREKLIICTYTFEYEDVNIATVEDTIKKIGAAGFIITMDPDIGSEQIKGTTMTMQVPAIILNNMQASSALWEYYNSNTIRSRSGQAVVFAARARILDGRQALFTAQAPIVASYSSRGPDVNNALLQTADVLKPNIMAPGSSIWAAWSPNSEGDPNIKGKNFALVSGTSMATPHIAGIAALIKQKHPKWSPAAIASAMMTTADTTDHAGSNILAQSTNQLTPATPFDMGAGSINPARAIDPGLIFDAHFEHYVEFLCAVPGVDDDSVRRAAGIGCPIRRGAWCSDLNTASVTVSNLVGSRKVVRCVTNVSRRNEEYRVTVREPIGVNVTVTPKVFWIRGNASRHLRIMLKATRVTRTHRFGEIVLHGSRNHIVRVPVAVYVSTTLKC; this comes from the exons ATGAGGAAAGTGTTCTCTCTTTCCAATCCAAGCAAACAAAGCCCAGGTTTCATCTATTTACTTTTATGTATTTGCAAAAGCTCCCTCCCCTTCTTCTGTCAAGCCTGTCATCATGCAACTGGTTGTATGTTAACATTGTGTAGGATTGAGGAAGAGGCTATGGCGTACAAAGAGAGTTTGAGTACTAGACATGACTTGTTTTTGGAATCTCTCCTCCAGAAGGGCACCTACACCAAACTCTACAGCTATACTTACTTGCTTAATGGGGTTGCTGTTCATGTCGAGTCGGAGGAG GTTTTCAGCATTCTGAAGAATGCAGCAGGAGTCAGAGCCATACATGAAGATGTCAAAATGGAAAAACTTACAACATATACGCCTGACTTTCTGGGGATTCCTGCTGGTGTTTGGCCAGTTTTAGGAGGAGCAAAGAGTTCTGGTGAGGGGGTAGTAATCGGTTTGATTGACACTGGAATAAATCCTTACCATCCTAGTTTCGCAAATAATTCGTCCTTGGGATCTTTAAATAGTACCAAATTCAGAGGAAAATGTACCACTGGAAAGAAGTTCCCTCCATCAGCATGCAATGGGAAAATAGTAGCAGCACATTATTTTGCTCGTGCTGCGATTAATGCTGGTGATTTCAATGCCACACGGGATTTTGCGTCCCCCTTTGATGCTGATGGTCATGGAAG CCACACAGCATCTACCGCAGCTGGAAACCACCAAATACCAGTGATTGCCAATGGCTTCAACTACGGATATGCAAGTGGCATGGCTCCTGGAGCAAG TAGGATTGCTGTGTACAAAGCTCTGTATACATTCGGAGGCTATATGTCAGATGTTGTAGCTGCTGTTGATCAG GCTGTCGAAGATGGAGTTGATATACTAAGCCTCTCAATAGGGCCTTCTAGTGTTCCTCCTGGTCCTTCTGCCTTCCTCAATGTGCTAGAAATGGAGCTTTTATTTGCTACAAAAGCTGGCATTCTTGTTGTTCAAGCAGCTGGCAATGGAGGCCCTTCTTCCAGTTCAGTCCTTTCTTTTAGCCCCTGGATCACCAGTGTTGCTGCCTCCATCACTGATCGCAAGTATAACAATACAATCATCCTAGGCAATGGACAAAGCTTCTCTGGCACTGGCCTTGCCC CCTCAACGGCAGGAGAAGCACCCTTCCCAATAGCTGCAGCAGTTGATGTCTCACATGGGAACATCACCAATATAGTAGAAGTTGAAAGCTGTCAACATCCAGTATACTTCATCAAATCGTTGGTCCGGGAAAAGCTAATCATTTGCACATATACCTTTGAATATGAGGATGTAAACATAGCAACTGTTGAAGACACCATAAAAAAGATTGGGGCAGCAGGTTTTATAATCACAATGGACCCTGACATTGGTTCTGAGCAGATCAAGGGTACCACAATGACCATGCAAGTCCCTGCGATAATCCTGAACAACATGCAAGCTTCCTCG GCATTATGGGAGTATTATAACTCTAATACAATCAGGAGCAGGAGTGGACAAGCTGTGGTTTTTGCTGCAAgagcaagaatattggatggaaGGCAAGCATTATTTACCGCACAGGCACCAATAGTTGCATCCTATTCCTCTAGAGGTCCTGATGTGAACAATGCACTTCTGCAAACTGCTGATGTCCTCAAACCAAATATCATGGCTCCAGGATCCTCTATTTGGGCTGCATGGAGCCCAAATAGTGAGGGAGATCCTAATATCAAAG GGAAAAACTTTGCACTTGTCTCCGGTACTAGCATGGCAACTCCTCACATAGCTGGCATTGCAGCTTTGATAAAGCAAAAGCACCCAAAGTGGAGTCCTGCAGCTATTGCTTCGGCAATGATGACAACTGCTGATACAACTGATCATGCTGGCTCTAACATTTTGGCACAATCAACTAACCAGCTAACTCCTGCTACCCCATTTGATATGGGGGCTGGATCAATTAATCCAGCTCGGGCCATTGACCCAGGACTCATATTTGATGCCCATTTTGAGCACTATGTTGAGTTTCTTTGTGCTGTTCCTGGTGTTGATGATGATTCTGTAAGACGAGCTGCAGGAATTGGGTGCCCAATACGGAGAGGAGCATGGTGTTCAGATTTGAATACAGCAAGTGTGACGGTTTCAAATCTAGTTGGATCAAGAAAAGTGGTTCGATGTGTAACGAATGTTAGTAGAAGGAATGAAGAATACAGAGTGACTGTCAGGGAACCGATTGGTGTAAATGTTACTGTCACGCCAAAAGTTTTCTGGATAAGAGGTAATGCCTCAAGGCATCTTAGGATTATGTTAAAGGCAACCAGGGTAACAAGAACTCACAGATTTGGAGAGATAGTATTGCACGGAAGTAGAAATCATATTGTTAGAGTTCCTGTAGCTGTTTATGTCAGCACCACTTTGAAGTGTTGA
- the LOC110660846 gene encoding uncharacterized protein LOC110660846 isoform X1, with the protein MFQAKLCLKKAVLVSVYEEKPTKRRVSSTNHRHHHYHPHHRYVHHSIQQERDDDSPTGKGYNRRAELLLYSQRLRHSVRPAESSHLLDPKSTSSTSNILQSAVNAVAVKRKPKDKRTPNCLGNWKILSLKFCRSLTSVQVKKENKKKKHTGSTSNAMKVVMKSLEVQKKRGFISKLLWQKHEK; encoded by the exons ATG TTTCAGGCAAAGTTGTGCCTGAAGAAGGCAGTACTGGTAAGTGTATACGAGGAGAAACCAACGAAGAGAAGGGTTTCATCAACCAACCACCGCCACCATCATTACCACCCCCACCACCGTTACGTTCATCACAGCATCCAACAAGAAAGGGATGATGATAGCCCTACTGGTAAAGGATACAATAGAAGAGCTGAGCTTCTTCTCTACTCTCAACGCCTCAGGCATTCTGTTCGTCCTGCAGAATCCTCTCACTTGTTGGATCCAAAGTCAACCTCTTCCACTTCCAACATCCTGCAATCTGCAGTCAAT GCGGTTGCTGTCAAAAGAAAACCAAAAGATAAAAGGACTCCCAATTGTCTAGGCAACTGGAAAATCTTAAGTCTCAAGTTCTGCAGATCTTTGACGAGTGTCCAAGTCaagaaagaaaataagaaaaagaagcaTACTGGATCTACAAGCAATGCTATGAAAGTTGTCATGAAAAGCCTAGAG GTGCAAAAGAAGAGGGGTTTCATTTCAAAATTGCTGTGgcagaagcatgagaaatga
- the LOC110660846 gene encoding uncharacterized protein LOC110660846 isoform X2, which yields MAKLCLKKAVLVSVYEEKPTKRRVSSTNHRHHHYHPHHRYVHHSIQQERDDDSPTGKGYNRRAELLLYSQRLRHSVRPAESSHLLDPKSTSSTSNILQSAVNAVAVKRKPKDKRTPNCLGNWKILSLKFCRSLTSVQVKKENKKKKHTGSTSNAMKVVMKSLEVQKKRGFISKLLWQKHEK from the exons ATG GCAAAGTTGTGCCTGAAGAAGGCAGTACTGGTAAGTGTATACGAGGAGAAACCAACGAAGAGAAGGGTTTCATCAACCAACCACCGCCACCATCATTACCACCCCCACCACCGTTACGTTCATCACAGCATCCAACAAGAAAGGGATGATGATAGCCCTACTGGTAAAGGATACAATAGAAGAGCTGAGCTTCTTCTCTACTCTCAACGCCTCAGGCATTCTGTTCGTCCTGCAGAATCCTCTCACTTGTTGGATCCAAAGTCAACCTCTTCCACTTCCAACATCCTGCAATCTGCAGTCAAT GCGGTTGCTGTCAAAAGAAAACCAAAAGATAAAAGGACTCCCAATTGTCTAGGCAACTGGAAAATCTTAAGTCTCAAGTTCTGCAGATCTTTGACGAGTGTCCAAGTCaagaaagaaaataagaaaaagaagcaTACTGGATCTACAAGCAATGCTATGAAAGTTGTCATGAAAAGCCTAGAG GTGCAAAAGAAGAGGGGTTTCATTTCAAAATTGCTGTGgcagaagcatgagaaatga